In a genomic window of Scyliorhinus torazame isolate Kashiwa2021f chromosome 5, sScyTor2.1, whole genome shotgun sequence:
- the LOC140422066 gene encoding uncharacterized protein, with translation MEKPWKCGDCGKRFRFPSVLETHRRSHTGERPFTCSQCGKGFTKLSHLKTHQPVHVGEKLFTCSTCRKGFSTSYELRTHQQVHTGERPFTHSECGKGFTQVSNLLGHTVTHSNERPFKCSDCGSSFKRSHKLMNHQCIHTRQRLFSCSHCTKRFQNSSHLLTHQILHTGERPFTCCQCGKGFTQISNLRRHERIHTGKRPFTCSDCGKGFTRLSHLQTHQRIHTGERPFTCSDCGTGFTRLSHLQAHQRIHTGERPLTCSDCGKGFTQLPNLQAHQRVHTGERPFTCSECGKGFTLLATLQAHQRLHTGERPFICTVCRKGFTRSTLLLRHQQVHE, from the coding sequence atggagaaaccatggaaatgtggggactgtgggaagagattcagattcccatctgtactggaaactcatcgacgcagtcacactggggagaggccgttcacctgctctcagtgtgggaagggattcactaagttatcccacctgaagacacaccagccaGTCCATGTCGGGGAGAAgctattcacctgctccacgtgtagGAAGGGGTTCAGTACTTCATACGAACTGCgtacacaccaacaagttcacactggggagagaccattcacccacagtgagtgtgggaagggatttactcaggtaTCCAATCTGCTgggccacactgtcactcacagcaatgagagaccctttaaatgctctgactgtgggagcagCTTCAAAAGGTCTCACAAACTGATGAACCATCAGTGCATTCACACCAGGCAGAGACTGTTCAGCtgttctcactgcacaaagaggtttcaaaactcatcccatctgctgacacaccagatcctgcacaccggagagaggccattcacctgctgtcagtgtggaaagggattcactcaaataagcaacctgcggagacacgagcgaattcacactgggaagaggccgttcacctgctctgattgtgggaagggattcactcggttatcccacctacagacacaccagcgaattcacactggggagaggccattcacctgctctgactgtgggacaggattcacccggttatcccacctgcaggcacaccagcgaattcacactggggagaggccgctcacctgctctgactgtgggaagggattcactcagttacccaatctgcaagcacaccagcgagttcacactggggagaggccattcacctgctctgaatgtgggaagggattcactcttttAGCCACGTTGCAGGCACACCAGcgtcttcacactggggagaggccgttcatctgcaccgtgtgtaggaagggattcacgcggtcaacacttctgctgagacaccaacaagttcacgagtga